From a region of the Candidatus Cloacimonadota bacterium genome:
- a CDS encoding metal ABC transporter permease: MPGFLVSALMGAVLSGISLAIFAPYVTLRRISYMGEALSHIAFAGIAIAIITKTNLTLGALIFVSAVALGISWLAKRHKIQEANTITIFLSLSMALGIILISLSRNYTFDLSSYLFGNVLLVSNAELVALGVLNVLNIVFVLFFYKELFYLSYNAETAKVFKIRISGVDKIFYLLMAANIVFNLKSAGIILVTAQLILPAVIAFNMVQKLHIAIILAVLLAIISALVGFAVSFALNLPTGATIVMCQAILYAISFIFKRSNQ; this comes from the coding sequence ATGCCGGGATTTCTAGTTAGTGCTTTGATGGGAGCTGTATTAAGCGGCATATCTTTGGCGATCTTTGCGCCGTATGTAACCCTGCGCCGCATAAGTTATATGGGTGAAGCGCTTTCCCATATTGCCTTTGCTGGAATAGCCATAGCCATTATCACCAAAACCAATCTTACCTTGGGAGCTTTGATATTTGTAAGTGCGGTAGCATTGGGCATTTCCTGGCTGGCAAAACGCCATAAAATTCAGGAAGCCAATACTATCACCATATTTCTTTCGCTCTCTATGGCTTTGGGAATAATCCTTATTTCGCTTTCCCGAAACTATACTTTCGATCTTTCCAGCTATCTTTTTGGTAATGTTCTTCTTGTCTCCAATGCCGAGCTTGTGGCATTAGGAGTATTGAATGTATTGAACATAGTCTTTGTGTTATTTTTCTATAAGGAGCTATTTTATCTAAGCTACAATGCGGAAACCGCCAAGGTCTTTAAAATCCGTATAAGTGGAGTAGATAAGATCTTCTATCTGCTTATGGCAGCGAACATTGTCTTTAATCTCAAAAGTGCGGGAATCATTCTGGTGACGGCTCAGTTAATCCTTCCAGCGGTTATTGCCTTCAATATGGTGCAAAAATTGCACATTGCGATAATACTGGCAGTTTTGCTTGCCATCATCTCGGCTCTGGTTGGGTTTGCTGTATCTTTTGCTCTCAATCTGCCCACAGGCGCTACCATTGTGATGTGCCAAGCAATTCTATATGCCATAAGTTTTATTTTTAAAAGGAGCAATCAATAA